One genomic region from Nilaparvata lugens isolate BPH chromosome 3, ASM1435652v1, whole genome shotgun sequence encodes:
- the LOC111058329 gene encoding 60S ribosomal protein L35, producing the protein MGKVKCSELRNKDKKDLVKQLDELKTELTNLRVAKVTGGAASKLSKIRVVRKAIARVYIVMHQKQKENLKKFFLKKKHKPLDLRPKLTRAKRRELTKHEKKLKTMKEIRKRSVFPPRKFAVKA; encoded by the exons ATG ggGAAAGTCAAGTGTTCTGAACTTCGTAACAAGGACAAGAAGGATCTTGTCAAGCAGCTAGATGAGTTGAAAACCGAACTCACCAACCTGAGGGTTGCCAAAGTTACCGGTGGGGCTGCATCAAAGCTGTCAAAAAT cCGCGTCGTAAGGAAAGCAATCGCACGAGTGTACATTGTTATGCACCAGAAGCAAAAGGAGAACTTGAAGAAATTCTTCCTT AAGAAGAAGCACAAGCCATTGGACCTGAGACCAAAGCTGACCAGGGCCAAGAGGAGGGAACTCACAAAACACGAGAAGAAACTGAAGACCATGAAGGAGATCAGGAAGCGAAGTGTCTTCCCCCCCAGGAAGTTTGCTGTTAAggcttga